A region of the Neptunomonas phycophila genome:
TAGCGTTTTTAACAGCCGTAGCCACATCGGTAGTCACTGTGCCAACTTTTGGGTTAGGCATTAAACCGCGAGGGCCTAAAACCTGACCAAGCTGACCAACGATACGCATAGCATCAGGTGTAGCAATAACAACGCCAAAGTCTAGATCGCCACCTTTGATGGCTTCAGCTAGATCTTCAAAACCTACAACATCCGCACCCGCTTCTTTTGCTTTCTCAGCGTTTTCGCCTTGAGCAAATACAGCAACACGAACATCGTTACCTGTACCGTTAGGAAGCACAGTAGAACCACGAACTACTTGGTCAGATTTACGTGGATCGACACCCAAGTTAATCGCCACTTCAACCGTTTCTTTAAACTTAACAGTAGAAACTTTTGAAAGGATCTCAACAGCATCAGAGATAGCGTAAGCTTTACCCGCTTCAACTACTTCACGAATCGCCTTTTGGCGCTTAGTTAGCTTAGCCATTACTCTTCACCCTCCACTACAAGACCCATACTACGAGCGCTGCCCGCGATAGTACGTACAGCTGCGTCCATATCAGCAGCAGTCAAGTCAGCCATTTTAGTCGTTGCGATCTCTTCCAACTGAGCACGAGTGACAGTACCCACTTTCTCAGTATTTGGACGACCAGAACCACTCTTCAGGCCAGCTGCTTTTTTAAGCAGAATTGACGCTGGAGGCGTTTTTGTAATAAAAGTAAAGCTGCGGTCACTGTAAACAGTAATTACAACAGGAGTCGGAAGACCAGGCTCTAAGCCTTGAGTCTCAGCGTTAAACGCCTTACAGAACTCCATGATGTTTACACCGTGCTGACCCAATGCAGGACCAACTGGTGGACTTGGATTCGCCTGACCGGCTTTAACCTGAAGCTTAATATAAGCTTGGATTTTCTTAGCCATTGCTATTTCTCCTATGGGTCAACGCTTTTCAGCTACCCGTTTTACAAAGACGCAAAAACTCCGCCTTCGCAGGCAGAGTCTTAACGCTATAAAATATACTCAGATCAGATCTTTTCTACCTGACCAAACTCTAATTCTACTGGAGTTGATCGACCGAAAATCATTACCGCCACTTTCATGCGGTTCTTTTCATAATCAACTTCTTCAACAACGCCATCAAAGTCAGCAAACGGACCATCAGACACACGAACCATCTCACCAGGCTCAAACACTGTCTTAGGCTTAGGCTTATCAACCCCACTCTGAACGCGCGATAAAATCTCATCAGCTTCTCGCGAGCTAATTGGCGCCGGCTTATCCGCCGTACCACCAATAAAACCGAGCACACGATCAGTATGCTTAACCAAGTGCCATGTCTCGTCATTCATTTCCATTTGAACAAGCACATAGCCAGGGTAAAACTTACGCTCTGATTTACGCTTCTTACCATCCTTAATCTCAACCACTTCTTCTGTGGGAACAAGGATATCACCAAACATATCTTCAAGACCGGCTAACGCAATACGCTCTTCCAGAGAAGACTTAACACGCTTCTCGTAGTTCGAGTGAGCATGAATAACATACCAATTCCTAGCCATGCTCTTCTCCTAACCAATCACACTAGAGACAACCCAACCCAATAACGAGTCGAGGCCCCAAAGAAATAAACCTATAACCAACACAGCGACAACAACCATCGCTGTGGTTTGCAAAGTTTCTTGGCGCGTAGGCCATACCACTTTGCGAATCTCATTTTTTGACTCTTTACATAGGGTAAAGAAAGCCTTTCCCTTAGCTGTTTGAAATGCAACAAATCCAGCTACTAAGGCCACAGCAAGCAAGGCCACAACACGATACAACAAAGACTGATCGGCATAATAAGAGTTACCAACCACGCCAGCCGCAACAAGCAGCACAACAACCAACCATTTAAGGCCGTCGAACTTTGATACTTCAGATGTCACTTTAGGGTTCACGCTTATTAGCCTCGGCTTAGTAAAAGCTTACTGCTTGATGCCACCCTTGATTAAGGATGGCAGGCCAGGAGGGACTCGAACCCACAACCTGCGGTTTTGGAGACCGCTGCTCTGCCAATTGAGCCACTGGCCTGTAAAAATCAGGGACGCACATTATAGGCGCACCCCTGAAACTTGGCAACACTTAATTACAAATTAAGCGAAAATCTTAGATACAACGCCTGCACCTACTGTACGACCGCCTTCACGGATCGCAAAACGCAGACCTTCATCCATCGCGATTGGCGCAATCAGAGTAACAACCATTTTAACGTTGTCACCTGGCATTACCATTTCTACACCTTCTGGCAATTCGCAGTTACCTGTCACGTCAGTTGTACGGAAGTAGAACTGTGGACGGTAGCCTTTGAAGAATGGAGTATGACGACCACCTTCATCTTTGCTCAGTACGTATACTTCACATTCGAAGTTCGTGTGCGGGTTAATTGTACCTGGCTTAGCCAATACTTGACCACGCTCAACATCATCACGCTTAGTACCACGCAACAATGCACCAACGTTCTCACCTGCACGACCTTCGTCAAGCAACTTACGGAACATCTCAACACCAGTACATGTTGTCTTAGTAGTTTCGCGGATACCAACGATTTCAATCTCTTCGCCGACTTTAACGATACCACGCTCTACACGGCCTGTTACTACTGTACCACGACCAGAGATAGAGAATA
Encoded here:
- the rplA gene encoding 50S ribosomal protein L1, with translation MAKLTKRQKAIREVVEAGKAYAISDAVEILSKVSTVKFKETVEVAINLGVDPRKSDQVVRGSTVLPNGTGNDVRVAVFAQGENAEKAKEAGADVVGFEDLAEAIKGGDLDFGVVIATPDAMRIVGQLGQVLGPRGLMPNPKVGTVTTDVATAVKNAKAGQVRFRTDKNGIIHAGVGKIEFTADAIRENIEALVSDLKKLKPASAKGVYIKKVTLSSTMGPGLVVDQSSLTA
- the rplK gene encoding 50S ribosomal protein L11; the encoded protein is MAKKIQAYIKLQVKAGQANPSPPVGPALGQHGVNIMEFCKAFNAETQGLEPGLPTPVVITVYSDRSFTFITKTPPASILLKKAAGLKSGSGRPNTEKVGTVTRAQLEEIATTKMADLTAADMDAAVRTIAGSARSMGLVVEGEE
- the nusG gene encoding transcription termination/antitermination protein NusG — translated: MARNWYVIHAHSNYEKRVKSSLEERIALAGLEDMFGDILVPTEEVVEIKDGKKRKSERKFYPGYVLVQMEMNDETWHLVKHTDRVLGFIGGTADKPAPISSREADEILSRVQSGVDKPKPKTVFEPGEMVRVSDGPFADFDGVVEEVDYEKNRMKVAVMIFGRSTPVELEFGQVEKI
- the secE gene encoding preprotein translocase subunit SecE codes for the protein MNPKVTSEVSKFDGLKWLVVVLLVAAGVVGNSYYADQSLLYRVVALLAVALVAGFVAFQTAKGKAFFTLCKESKNEIRKVVWPTRQETLQTTAMVVVAVLVIGLFLWGLDSLLGWVVSSVIG
- a CDS encoding EF-Tu/IF-2/RF-3 family GTPase, whose protein sequence is FSISGRGTVVTGRVERGIVKVGEEIEIVGIRETTKTTCTGVEMFRKLLDEGRAGENVGALLRGTKRDDVERGQVLAKPGTINPHTNFECEVYVLSKDEGGRHTPFFKGYRPQFYFRTTDVTGNCELPEGVEMVMPGDNVKMVVTLIAPIAMDEGLRFAIREGGRTVGAGVVSKIFA